A genomic window from Microbacterium sp. H1-D42 includes:
- the ribD gene encoding bifunctional diaminohydroxyphosphoribosylaminopyrimidine deaminase/5-amino-6-(5-phosphoribosylamino)uracil reductase RibD produces the protein MAVTETERDAMRRALSLATNGPLGINPQVGAVILSPAGDILAEGWHRGAGTAHAEVDALSKLTSDATRGATAIVTLEPCNHTGRTGPCAQALIDAGIARVIYALDDPGDHSSGGADRLRAAGVDVIAGEQMDAAEALIHDWLVFHRLGRPHVTVKWAQSLDGRAAASDGTSQWITGPDARADVHRRRADADAIVVGTGTVLADDPALTARDGAALYPRQPMPVVIGQRETPSDAAVRQHPITPLFYDTRDLTAVLADLGARGVQRVFVEGGPTLASAFIAAGFADTVLAYIAPVLLGGNRLALTDIGVATIGDARRLQIDEWRPLGADLLAIAHPVSAPIHPIAQPEGS, from the coding sequence ATGGCAGTGACCGAGACCGAACGCGACGCCATGCGACGTGCTCTCTCGCTCGCGACGAACGGCCCCCTCGGCATCAACCCGCAGGTCGGCGCCGTCATCCTCTCCCCCGCAGGCGACATCCTCGCCGAGGGGTGGCACCGTGGCGCGGGCACGGCCCACGCCGAGGTCGACGCGCTCTCGAAGCTGACATCGGATGCCACGCGCGGGGCGACCGCGATCGTGACCCTTGAGCCGTGCAACCACACCGGCCGCACTGGCCCGTGCGCGCAGGCGCTGATCGACGCCGGCATCGCCCGTGTCATCTACGCACTCGATGATCCCGGCGACCACTCCAGCGGCGGCGCCGACCGGCTGCGCGCGGCCGGTGTCGACGTCATCGCCGGGGAGCAGATGGATGCTGCCGAAGCGCTGATCCACGACTGGCTGGTCTTCCACCGCCTCGGGCGTCCGCACGTCACCGTGAAGTGGGCTCAAAGCCTGGATGGCCGCGCGGCAGCATCCGACGGCACCAGCCAGTGGATCACCGGACCTGACGCCCGCGCGGACGTGCACCGCCGCCGCGCCGACGCCGACGCGATCGTCGTCGGCACCGGCACCGTGCTCGCCGACGACCCGGCGCTCACGGCGCGCGACGGCGCCGCGCTCTACCCGCGCCAGCCCATGCCGGTCGTGATCGGGCAGCGGGAGACCCCATCGGATGCTGCCGTGCGTCAGCATCCGATCACTCCGCTCTTCTACGACACCCGCGATCTCACCGCCGTCCTCGCCGACCTCGGGGCGCGCGGCGTGCAGCGGGTCTTCGTCGAGGGAGGGCCGACTCTGGCGAGCGCCTTCATCGCCGCCGGCTTCGCCGACACCGTGCTCGCGTACATCGCGCCGGTGCTGCTGGGCGGCAACCGCCTCGCCCTGACCGACATCGGCGTCGCCACGATCGGCGACGCCCGACGACTGCAGATCGATGAGTGGAGGCCGCTCGGAGCGGATCTGCTGGCCATCGCACATCCCGTCTCAGCCCCCATTCATCCCATCGCGCAACCGGAAGGAAGCTGA
- a CDS encoding riboflavin synthase: MFTGIIEEIGEIAAISPSGDGWRLTVRAPKAASDAVHGESIAVSGVCLTVVGSTSDTFDADVMKQTLDVSALGAVVVGTRVNIEKAMPVGARLGGHIVQGHVDGTGTVLEVRPGAQWRVLRISLPADLAPLVVDKGSISVAGTSLTVSAVSDSASADAWFEVSLIPETLDATVLGALAVGDVLNLETDILARHVERLLAFRSLPEGGSR; encoded by the coding sequence ATGTTCACCGGAATCATCGAGGAGATCGGCGAGATCGCCGCGATCTCACCCTCAGGAGACGGCTGGCGGCTCACCGTGCGTGCCCCGAAAGCCGCATCGGATGCCGTGCACGGCGAGTCCATCGCGGTGAGCGGCGTGTGCCTGACGGTCGTCGGCTCCACCTCCGACACGTTCGACGCCGACGTCATGAAGCAGACGCTCGACGTCTCAGCGCTGGGCGCTGTCGTCGTCGGCACGCGCGTGAACATCGAGAAGGCCATGCCGGTGGGCGCCCGCCTTGGCGGCCACATCGTGCAGGGCCACGTCGACGGCACCGGCACCGTGCTCGAGGTGCGACCGGGCGCGCAATGGCGCGTACTGCGCATCAGTCTGCCCGCCGACCTCGCGCCGCTCGTGGTCGACAAGGGCTCGATCAGCGTCGCCGGCACCTCTCTCACGGTGAGCGCCGTCAGCGACTCCGCCAGCGCCGACGCCTGGTTCGAGGTCTCGCTGATCCCCGAGACCCTCGACGCGACCGTCCTCGGCGCCCTTGCCGTCGGCGACGTCCTCAACCTCGAGACCGACATCCTTGCCCGCCATGTGGAGCGTCTGCTGGCGTTCCGTTCCCTTCCGGAAGGAGGCTCACGATGA
- the ribA gene encoding GTP cyclohydrolase II — MSLSPIAEALDALRAGRPVIVADDENRENEGDIIISAELATPEVMAWMVRWTSGLICAPMPADLADKLNLPPMVENNEDARTTAYTVSVDAATGVTTGISAHDRALTLNVLANPESTSASVIRPGHILPLRAVDGGVRERAGHTEAAVELMRLAGLHPVGAIAEVVAEDGSMMRLPGLLELGERDNVPVITIEQMIAHLNEHQPLDASAPKPAQRRVSLRADANVPTTHGDFRILAYKDRVTGTDHLAIISGALDETALVRVHSECLTGEALGSLKCECGPQLQSALDLIEKESGVVIYMRGHEGRGIGLINKLRAYSLQEDGLDTVDANLALGLPADARDYAAAAGILTDLGISKVRLLTNNTDKVAKLRELGLDVVEQVPLIVGVGPNNHQYLETKRDRMGHIIGEAELAEALAHGKDHA; from the coding sequence ATGAGCCTTTCCCCCATCGCCGAGGCGCTCGACGCGCTGCGCGCCGGTCGCCCCGTCATCGTCGCCGACGACGAGAACCGCGAGAACGAAGGCGACATCATCATCTCCGCCGAGCTCGCCACCCCTGAGGTGATGGCCTGGATGGTGCGCTGGACGTCCGGCCTGATCTGCGCGCCGATGCCCGCCGACCTCGCCGACAAACTGAACCTGCCGCCGATGGTCGAGAACAACGAGGACGCGCGCACCACCGCCTACACGGTCAGTGTGGATGCTGCGACCGGTGTCACCACCGGCATCAGCGCGCACGACCGCGCGCTGACGCTGAACGTGCTCGCGAATCCGGAGTCCACGAGCGCGAGCGTTATCCGCCCAGGGCACATCCTGCCGCTGCGCGCCGTCGACGGCGGCGTGCGCGAGCGCGCCGGACACACCGAAGCGGCCGTCGAGCTGATGCGCCTGGCAGGTCTCCACCCGGTCGGCGCGATCGCCGAGGTCGTCGCAGAGGACGGCAGCATGATGCGCCTGCCAGGGCTGCTCGAGCTCGGCGAGCGCGACAACGTCCCGGTGATCACCATCGAGCAGATGATCGCGCATCTGAACGAGCACCAGCCGCTCGATGCCTCGGCGCCGAAGCCCGCGCAGCGCCGGGTGAGCCTGCGCGCAGACGCCAACGTGCCGACCACGCACGGCGACTTCCGCATCCTCGCCTACAAGGACCGCGTCACCGGCACCGACCACCTCGCGATCATCTCGGGCGCCCTCGATGAGACCGCACTCGTGCGAGTGCACTCCGAGTGCCTCACCGGCGAAGCCCTCGGCTCACTGAAGTGCGAGTGCGGGCCGCAGCTGCAGAGCGCGCTCGACCTCATCGAGAAGGAGAGCGGCGTCGTGATCTACATGCGCGGCCACGAGGGTCGAGGCATCGGGCTGATCAACAAGCTGCGCGCGTACAGCCTGCAGGAGGACGGTCTCGACACCGTGGATGCCAACCTCGCCCTCGGCCTGCCGGCGGACGCCAGGGACTATGCCGCAGCGGCGGGCATCCTCACGGACCTCGGCATCTCGAAGGTGCGCCTGCTGACGAACAACACCGACAAGGTCGCGAAGCTGCGCGAACTCGGACTCGACGTCGTCGAGCAGGTGCCGCTGATCGTCGGCGTCGGACCCAACAACCACCAGTATCTCGAGACCAAGCGCGACCGCATGGGCCACATCATCGGCGAAGCCGAGCTGGCCGAGGCACTCGCCCACGGAAAGGACCACGCATGA
- the ribH gene encoding 6,7-dimethyl-8-ribityllumazine synthase, with protein MSGAGAPTTESPLDGSGLRVVVIAGTWHEVISNGLIAGAQRTLDAAGAEHSLVRVPGSFELAVAAQAAFAGGADAVVALGVIIRGGTPHFEYVSAATTDGLTRVSLDAGKPVGFGLLTLDDEQQGLDRAGLPGSMEDKGAEAADAAVRTALVVRALRG; from the coding sequence ATGAGCGGCGCAGGAGCACCCACCACCGAGTCCCCCCTCGACGGCAGCGGCCTTCGGGTCGTCGTGATCGCCGGCACTTGGCACGAGGTCATCTCGAACGGCCTGATCGCCGGTGCGCAGCGCACGCTGGATGCCGCCGGCGCCGAGCATTCGCTGGTGCGGGTTCCGGGTTCGTTCGAGCTGGCCGTGGCCGCGCAAGCCGCCTTCGCCGGCGGCGCCGACGCCGTGGTCGCGCTCGGCGTGATCATCCGCGGTGGTACGCCGCACTTCGAGTACGTCTCGGCGGCGACCACGGACGGCCTGACGCGGGTGTCGCTGGATGCCGGCAAGCCGGTCGGCTTCGGGCTGCTCACCCTCGACGACGAGCAGCAGGGCCTTGATCGCGCCGGGCTCCCCGGTTCGATGGAGGACAAGGGCGCCGAAGCGGCGGATGCTGCCGTGCGCACCGCTCTGGTCGTGCGGGCGCTGCGCGGCTGA
- a CDS encoding Fe-S protein, giving the protein METLRHIVLFIHLIGFALLFGAWAVQAFGGKHEVTRLMQIGISIAAVAGLALAAPWGVPEGVEFNYAKIGTKLVVLLVIGAFLGIGQARQKKSGAVPPVLFWGIGVLTLVNAGIAVLW; this is encoded by the coding sequence ATGGAGACCCTGCGGCACATCGTCCTGTTCATCCACCTGATCGGCTTCGCCCTGCTCTTCGGAGCCTGGGCCGTGCAGGCCTTCGGCGGCAAGCACGAGGTGACGCGCCTCATGCAGATCGGCATCTCGATCGCCGCAGTCGCGGGACTCGCACTGGCTGCGCCGTGGGGGGTGCCAGAGGGCGTCGAGTTCAACTACGCCAAGATCGGCACCAAGCTCGTCGTGCTGCTCGTCATCGGCGCTTTCCTCGGCATCGGCCAGGCCCGCCAGAAGAAGTCCGGCGCTGTCCCGCCGGTGCTGTTCTGGGGCATCGGCGTGCTGACGCTGGTGAACGCCGGTATCGCCGTCCTCTGGTGA
- a CDS encoding ABC transporter substrate-binding protein, whose product MRKLLSTAVVLSASVLVLAGCSSSGDGGGASAEGLKGTGSGDSCVIDATVPVGAALSLTGGAASYGESQQKGLELALEDLNAKDGVKYELTVEDDGTDPRQAMSVFEGFVADGTSTIIGPTLSNTAFQAQPIAQEAGVPVLAISNTATGITEQGDFIFRDSLTEAQVIPQTIEAAKDKLGLKKVVVMYSNDDAFTESGFQVMESALKDQGVEIVDTLKFSVKDTDFRSLLTTAKQSDPDAIVVSALIEAAIPLVTQARELGIDQPIIGGNGFNNPALMKDAGEAAEGVIVGAAWNSASDSPENTAFMKAFEEKYGAGPDQFAAQAYAGMQIIDHAVRVNCSGERTDVQDGLTQVKDLPTPLGSISINADRDAEHPAVVQIVKDGKFAVLN is encoded by the coding sequence ATGCGCAAACTGCTCAGCACCGCTGTAGTCCTGTCCGCTTCCGTTCTCGTTCTCGCCGGCTGCAGCAGCAGCGGTGACGGCGGGGGCGCCTCTGCCGAGGGCCTGAAGGGCACCGGCAGCGGCGACAGCTGCGTCATCGACGCGACGGTTCCCGTCGGCGCGGCGCTCAGCCTCACCGGTGGCGCAGCGAGCTACGGCGAATCTCAGCAGAAGGGTCTCGAGCTCGCCCTCGAGGACCTCAACGCCAAGGACGGCGTGAAGTACGAGCTCACCGTCGAGGACGACGGCACCGACCCGCGGCAGGCGATGAGCGTGTTCGAGGGCTTCGTGGCCGACGGCACCAGCACCATCATCGGGCCCACGCTGTCGAACACCGCGTTCCAGGCACAGCCGATCGCGCAGGAGGCCGGCGTGCCGGTGCTCGCCATCTCGAACACCGCCACCGGCATCACCGAGCAGGGCGACTTCATCTTCCGCGACTCGCTGACCGAAGCGCAGGTGATCCCGCAGACCATCGAGGCCGCCAAGGACAAGCTCGGCCTGAAGAAGGTCGTCGTGATGTACAGCAACGACGACGCCTTCACCGAGTCGGGCTTCCAGGTGATGGAGTCGGCGCTCAAGGACCAGGGCGTCGAGATCGTCGACACTCTCAAGTTCTCGGTCAAGGACACCGACTTCCGCAGCCTGCTGACCACCGCCAAGCAGAGCGACCCCGATGCCATCGTCGTGTCGGCCCTGATCGAGGCGGCCATCCCGCTGGTGACCCAGGCGCGTGAGCTGGGCATCGACCAGCCGATCATCGGCGGCAACGGCTTCAACAACCCGGCGCTGATGAAGGACGCGGGTGAAGCAGCCGAGGGCGTGATCGTCGGCGCCGCGTGGAACTCCGCGTCCGACAGCCCTGAGAACACCGCGTTCATGAAGGCGTTCGAGGAGAAGTACGGCGCTGGCCCCGACCAGTTCGCGGCTCAGGCGTACGCCGGCATGCAGATCATCGACCACGCGGTGCGGGTGAACTGCTCCGGTGAGCGCACCGACGTGCAGGACGGCCTGACGCAGGTCAAGGACCTGCCGACCCCGCTGGGCTCGATCAGCATCAACGCCGACCGCGACGCCGAGCACCCGGCCGTCGTGCAGATCGTGAAGGACGGCAAGTTCGCCGTTCTGAACTGA
- a CDS encoding branched-chain amino acid ABC transporter permease, with the protein MQQLLNGLFLGSIYALFAIGFTLVFGILDRLNLAHPAAFAASAFFGIWLSDSFDLPIALVLVIVFAFGAILGLIIERVAFRPLKDRPDAHFAGLISSIAMGGMIIALLQAVFGPNTRRFPVGTVPDDAIEFGAGVTASVLQIVIVAVSLGLMIGLTILVGRSALGRSMRAVAENPGAARVLGVNVDRVTATTFAISTALGAVAGVLFALSVNSAQLGMGSAIELKGLAVIIVGGMGSLPGALVGGLIIGIAEVFAIQYVGSSWRDLIAFGLLFLILLVRPQGLFGKRKVREV; encoded by the coding sequence ATGCAGCAACTGCTGAACGGCCTGTTCCTCGGTTCGATCTACGCCCTGTTCGCCATCGGCTTCACGCTGGTGTTCGGGATCCTCGACCGACTGAACCTGGCTCATCCCGCCGCTTTCGCCGCCTCGGCGTTCTTCGGCATCTGGCTGTCGGACTCGTTCGACCTGCCCATCGCCCTGGTGCTCGTCATCGTGTTCGCGTTCGGTGCGATCCTCGGCCTGATCATCGAGCGCGTGGCGTTCCGTCCGCTGAAGGATCGTCCTGACGCGCATTTCGCGGGGCTGATCTCGTCGATTGCGATGGGCGGCATGATCATCGCCCTGCTGCAGGCCGTGTTCGGTCCGAACACCCGGCGTTTCCCGGTCGGCACGGTGCCCGATGACGCGATCGAGTTCGGCGCAGGCGTCACCGCCAGCGTGCTGCAGATCGTCATCGTGGCCGTGTCGCTCGGTCTCATGATCGGGCTGACGATCCTGGTGGGTCGCTCAGCACTGGGACGCTCCATGCGCGCTGTCGCCGAGAATCCGGGTGCTGCCCGGGTTCTCGGCGTCAACGTCGACCGGGTGACCGCGACGACCTTCGCGATCTCGACGGCACTCGGTGCGGTGGCGGGTGTGCTCTTCGCGCTGAGCGTGAACAGCGCCCAGCTGGGCATGGGGTCGGCGATCGAGTTGAAGGGCCTTGCTGTCATCATCGTCGGCGGCATGGGATCGCTGCCAGGTGCGCTCGTCGGCGGACTCATCATCGGCATCGCCGAGGTGTTCGCCATCCAGTACGTCGGCTCGAGCTGGCGCGACCTGATCGCGTTCGGGCTGCTGTTCCTGATCCTGCTCGTGCGCCCGCAGGGACTGTTCGGCAAGCGCAAGGTGCGTGAGGTCTGA
- a CDS encoding branched-chain amino acid ABC transporter ATP-binding protein/permease: MITESTLVFIALNGVFAFSFYAVLVAGQLSLAQAGFAGLAAFAAATLAPAPTMWGPIPTLLFAIVIGMLVGAVAAVIIGLPTMRLRGVFLAIATLGAAEAIRIFLLNAEWTGGAQGMPVPKIMTPLIAWIILLIVAYWFWRQARSRYGRALDAIREDELAARSIGINVSGHRLSAFVAAGVLAGLYGVMWAYYLRLIAPEDFAFDKAIEGLVNAVVGGTANFLGPILGSGFQTLLPELQRMIGIEAGWIRPFISSLLLLLVILYLPGGIASLIPRRKQRIDVSTLDSGEPFVGRAHPAKGEVIAELKGISKEYGGVHAVRSVDLTVRSGDVVGLIGPNGAGKTTLVNMISGLIPPSAGTATVLGVPIGRTPVHKIAAAGVTRTFQHSKLFNRLTALENVLIGAHLVAKPTFLRRLLWLPSARRDERLALEHAARCLRRVGLLEKADVLAKGLSYGDQRRLEIARALAADPSLLILDEPAAGMNHVEAEQLSTLIRSLTEDGLTIIFIEHNVGMVLDTCDHIIVLNFGEVLAEGTPAEIAADERVIEAYLGAAEDESAAEDESVAGRSDAGAQPSASAATPEESNG, from the coding sequence ATGATCACCGAATCGACCCTCGTCTTCATCGCACTCAACGGCGTCTTCGCGTTCTCGTTCTACGCGGTGCTGGTCGCCGGCCAGCTGAGTCTGGCCCAGGCCGGCTTCGCCGGACTTGCCGCGTTCGCGGCAGCGACACTCGCCCCGGCGCCGACCATGTGGGGTCCCATCCCCACGCTGCTCTTCGCGATCGTCATCGGAATGCTCGTCGGAGCGGTGGCCGCCGTCATCATCGGGCTGCCGACCATGCGGCTGCGCGGAGTGTTCCTCGCGATCGCGACCCTCGGCGCTGCCGAGGCGATCCGCATCTTCCTGCTGAATGCCGAGTGGACCGGCGGCGCACAGGGCATGCCGGTGCCGAAGATCATGACACCGCTGATCGCATGGATCATCCTGCTGATCGTCGCGTACTGGTTCTGGCGCCAGGCGCGCTCGCGCTACGGCCGCGCGCTCGACGCCATCCGCGAGGATGAGCTGGCCGCGCGCTCGATCGGCATCAACGTCAGCGGCCACCGGCTCAGCGCGTTCGTCGCCGCCGGCGTGCTCGCGGGGCTCTACGGCGTGATGTGGGCGTACTACCTGCGTCTGATCGCGCCAGAGGACTTCGCGTTCGACAAGGCCATCGAAGGACTCGTGAACGCCGTCGTCGGCGGCACGGCGAACTTCCTCGGCCCGATCCTCGGCAGCGGCTTCCAGACGCTGCTCCCAGAACTGCAGCGCATGATCGGCATCGAGGCCGGCTGGATCCGTCCGTTCATCTCGAGCCTGCTTCTGCTGCTGGTCATCCTGTATCTGCCCGGCGGCATCGCGAGCCTCATCCCCCGCCGCAAGCAGCGCATCGATGTCTCGACGCTCGACAGCGGCGAGCCGTTCGTCGGCCGCGCTCACCCCGCCAAGGGCGAGGTCATCGCCGAGCTGAAGGGCATCTCGAAGGAGTACGGCGGCGTGCACGCGGTGCGCAGCGTCGACCTCACTGTGCGCAGTGGCGACGTCGTCGGGCTGATCGGCCCGAACGGCGCAGGAAAGACCACGCTGGTCAACATGATCAGCGGCCTCATCCCGCCGTCGGCCGGCACCGCCACCGTGCTCGGAGTGCCGATCGGCCGCACCCCTGTGCACAAGATCGCCGCGGCCGGCGTCACCCGCACGTTCCAGCATTCGAAGCTGTTCAACCGCCTGACCGCGCTGGAGAACGTGCTGATCGGCGCGCACCTGGTAGCGAAGCCGACCTTCCTGCGACGCCTGCTCTGGCTGCCATCGGCGCGTCGCGATGAGCGTCTCGCCCTCGAGCACGCCGCACGGTGCCTGCGCCGGGTCGGACTGCTCGAGAAGGCCGATGTGCTGGCGAAGGGCCTCTCCTACGGCGACCAGCGTCGCCTCGAGATCGCCCGTGCCCTCGCCGCTGACCCGTCGCTGCTGATCCTCGACGAGCCGGCCGCCGGCATGAACCACGTCGAGGCGGAACAGCTGTCGACCCTGATCCGCTCGCTCACCGAAGACGGCCTGACGATCATCTTCATCGAGCACAACGTCGGCATGGTGCTCGACACGTGCGACCACATCATCGTGCTGAACTTCGGCGAAGTGCTCGCCGAAGGCACGCCCGCCGAGATCGCGGCCGATGAGCGCGTCATCGAGGCGTACCTCGGTGCTGCTGAAGACGAGAGTGCCGCCGAAGACGAGAGTGTCGCAGGCCGGTCGGATGCCGGTGCGCAGCCGTCCGCGAGCGCAGCGACCCCGGAGGAGAGCAATGGCTGA
- a CDS encoding ABC transporter ATP-binding protein has protein sequence MAEPQLSVTDLTVSYGRVHAVRGISFDVTAGSLVTLVGANGAGKSSIINAIAGLVKPSGGTILFEGDDITKTKSHRLVPRGLVQVPEGRQILATMTIAENLQLGSRYYGAGASSAIDEMYQRFPVLGERRKLAAGSLSGGEQQMLAIARAMLARPKLILMDEPSMGLAPKIVNEVFAVIDQVLAGGTTVLLVEQNARRALQAADEGHILQNGEIVRSGASDVLLADDDIIQAYLGTGRAKE, from the coding sequence ATGGCTGAGCCGCAGCTGTCTGTCACTGACCTGACGGTCTCATACGGGCGCGTACACGCCGTGCGCGGCATCTCGTTCGACGTCACCGCCGGGTCCCTGGTCACGCTGGTCGGCGCGAACGGTGCCGGCAAGTCGTCGATCATCAACGCCATCGCCGGGCTCGTGAAGCCCTCGGGCGGCACGATCCTGTTCGAAGGCGACGACATCACCAAGACGAAGTCGCATCGACTGGTGCCGCGCGGACTGGTGCAGGTGCCGGAGGGGCGGCAGATCCTCGCGACGATGACGATCGCCGAGAACCTGCAGCTCGGTAGCCGCTACTACGGCGCAGGCGCGAGCTCGGCCATCGACGAGATGTATCAGCGCTTCCCCGTGCTCGGCGAGCGCCGCAAGCTGGCCGCCGGATCGCTGTCGGGCGGCGAGCAGCAGATGCTGGCCATCGCACGGGCGATGCTCGCGCGTCCCAAGCTGATCCTGATGGATGAGCCGTCGATGGGGCTGGCGCCCAAGATCGTCAACGAGGTGTTCGCGGTGATCGACCAGGTGCTGGCAGGCGGCACGACCGTGCTGCTGGTCGAGCAGAACGCGCGTCGCGCCCTGCAGGCCGCAGACGAGGGCCACATCCTGCAGAACGGCGAGATCGTGCGATCAGGGGCATCCGATGTGCTCCTCGCCGACGACGACATCATCCAGGCGTACCTCGGCACCGGCCGGGCGAAGGAATGA
- a CDS encoding alpha-hydroxy acid oxidase, with protein sequence MTLPDRRIARRIPTWGAVAPLLGFRRPVWNRVDRRLAQALSVKDLARIARRTTPRSVFDYVHGAAEDELSIARARRAFASVEFEPRVLHDVAEVDTSTTILGSPASFPLIMAPTGFTRMMQHEGEIAVARAAARAGVPYTLSTMGTTSPAELQQAVPAGTNWFQLYLWKDRDGTRQLIDEARRAGYDTLVLTVDTPVAGNRLRDARNGLTIPPTLNLKTMWDMAWHPSWWFNVLTTDPIEFASLRSFDGTVAELVAKMFDPSLRLEDLAWLREEWSGKLVVKGIQSVADAQRVVDAGADALVVSNHGGRQLDRAPTPLRLLPDVAAAVGDRAEIFLDTGILSGADVLAAVGLGADACMVGRAYLYGLMAGGERGVDRMLQIMRHEAVRTMQLSGVSTVAELRGRVRLG encoded by the coding sequence ATGACCCTCCCCGACCGGCGCATCGCGCGCCGCATCCCCACCTGGGGTGCGGTCGCGCCGCTGCTGGGCTTCCGGCGGCCGGTGTGGAATCGCGTCGATCGGCGGCTCGCCCAGGCACTGTCAGTGAAGGACCTCGCGCGCATCGCCCGGCGGACGACGCCGCGGTCGGTGTTCGACTACGTGCACGGCGCCGCCGAGGACGAGTTGAGCATCGCCAGAGCCAGGCGCGCGTTCGCGAGCGTCGAGTTCGAGCCGCGTGTGCTGCACGACGTGGCCGAGGTCGACACGTCGACGACGATCCTCGGGTCACCGGCATCCTTCCCGCTGATCATGGCGCCGACCGGCTTCACGCGCATGATGCAGCATGAGGGCGAGATCGCGGTGGCCCGCGCCGCCGCCCGCGCCGGTGTGCCGTACACGCTGTCGACCATGGGCACCACCTCGCCCGCCGAGCTGCAGCAGGCGGTGCCCGCAGGGACGAACTGGTTCCAGCTGTATCTGTGGAAGGATCGCGACGGCACACGCCAGCTGATCGACGAGGCGCGCCGCGCCGGCTACGACACCCTCGTGCTCACGGTCGACACCCCGGTCGCCGGCAACCGCCTGCGTGATGCGCGCAACGGCCTGACGATCCCGCCGACACTGAATCTGAAGACCATGTGGGACATGGCCTGGCACCCGTCGTGGTGGTTCAATGTGCTCACCACCGACCCGATCGAGTTCGCCAGCCTGCGCTCGTTCGACGGGACCGTCGCCGAGTTGGTCGCGAAGATGTTCGACCCGTCACTTCGGCTCGAAGACCTCGCGTGGCTGCGCGAGGAATGGTCGGGAAAGCTCGTCGTCAAGGGCATCCAATCCGTCGCCGACGCACAGCGGGTGGTGGATGCCGGGGCCGACGCCCTGGTGGTCTCGAACCACGGCGGCAGGCAGCTCGACCGCGCGCCCACTCCCCTGCGCCTGCTGCCGGACGTCGCTGCCGCAGTCGGCGATCGCGCCGAGATCTTCCTTGACACCGGCATCCTCTCCGGCGCCGACGTGCTCGCCGCCGTCGGGCTGGGTGCGGATGCCTGCATGGTCGGCCGCGCATACCTGTACGGCCTGATGGCCGGCGGCGAGCGCGGAGTGGACCGGATGCTGCAGATCATGCGCCATGAGGCCGTGCGCACCATGCAGCTGTCGGGCGTCTCGACCGTTGCCGAGCTGCGCGGCCGGGTGCGGCTGGGCTGA
- a CDS encoding S66 peptidase family protein, which produces MLIPPKLQSGDRIAVLSPAFAAPAVGPDVHEQAMQRLTELTGLIPVEFPTTRQLDASPEARAQDVNAAFADPGIRGIIATIGGDDQILVTPHLDPALALADPKPFVGHSDNTNILNWLWQHGIAGYYGGSTQVHLGPGPRVDDVHLMSLRAALIDGGEVELTEPGESEDFGRHWDSAEALTEFGDREPTEPWTWAGPATRVTGPTWGGCLEVVNQIALAGRMPSAEALAGSVLMLETSERLTPAEDVAEQLRAYGERGLLESVAGIVFARPATSSFDVLPSTAERANLRAAQRDVVIDVVARYNADAVVCVGVPFGHTRPQWIVPYGGEMTLDGAAQKVTARY; this is translated from the coding sequence ATGCTGATTCCTCCGAAGCTCCAGTCCGGTGACCGCATCGCAGTCCTGTCGCCCGCGTTCGCGGCGCCGGCGGTCGGCCCTGACGTCCACGAGCAGGCGATGCAGCGGCTCACCGAGCTGACCGGACTCATCCCTGTCGAGTTTCCGACCACACGGCAGCTCGACGCCAGCCCCGAGGCTCGTGCGCAGGACGTCAATGCGGCGTTCGCCGATCCCGGCATCCGCGGCATCATCGCCACCATCGGCGGCGACGATCAGATCCTCGTCACGCCCCACCTCGATCCTGCCCTCGCGCTCGCCGACCCCAAGCCGTTCGTCGGACACAGCGACAACACGAACATCCTGAACTGGCTGTGGCAGCACGGCATCGCCGGGTACTACGGCGGGTCGACGCAGGTGCATCTCGGCCCTGGACCGCGCGTCGATGACGTGCACCTGATGTCACTTCGCGCCGCCCTGATCGACGGCGGCGAGGTCGAGCTCACCGAGCCGGGGGAGTCCGAGGACTTCGGACGCCACTGGGACAGCGCCGAAGCACTCACCGAGTTCGGCGACCGCGAGCCCACCGAACCGTGGACGTGGGCCGGCCCCGCCACGCGCGTCACCGGCCCCACGTGGGGTGGCTGCCTCGAGGTCGTGAACCAGATCGCTCTCGCGGGTCGGATGCCATCCGCAGAGGCACTGGCGGGCAGCGTCCTGATGCTGGAGACCAGTGAGCGACTCACCCCCGCTGAGGACGTCGCCGAGCAGCTGCGCGCCTATGGCGAGCGCGGGCTGCTGGAATCGGTGGCGGGCATCGTGTTCGCGCGACCGGCGACGAGCAGCTTCGACGTGCTGCCCTCGACGGCTGAGCGGGCGAACCTGCGCGCCGCCCAGCGCGACGTCGTGATCGATGTCGTCGCCCGGTACAACGCGGATGCTGTCGTGTGCGTCGGCGTGCCGTTCGGCCACACCCGCCCGCAGTGGATCGTCCCCTACGGTGGCGAGATGACGCTGGATGGCGCCGCGCAGAAGGTCACAGCGCGGTACTGA